From one Bacillus sp. FJAT-42376 genomic stretch:
- a CDS encoding ABC-2 family transporter protein codes for MRKYWMFAKSSMQISAAYSAWYWASMASVILKLLIMFYFWHAVYRNQTSIQQLTLQDMLTYIAVAMFVQGFVSGAGNELAREIKQGQIAIELMRPYDYLFKMIFMDFGQKASFFIRETIPMGLIAFLFIKISPPENMEQLLGFLASAVLGVWIGTFFDMLIGILAFWTVNVWGVQVLKEGVITFFSGALIPLTLFPEWLQSIAFALPFQAMVYAPVSIYTGQMAGTEILWTIAVQLIWLLLLYGLLKVMWNQAVKKVTIFGG; via the coding sequence GTGAGGAAGTACTGGATGTTTGCCAAATCCTCTATGCAGATCAGCGCTGCCTATAGCGCCTGGTATTGGGCCAGTATGGCGTCAGTTATCCTAAAGCTTTTAATCATGTTTTATTTTTGGCATGCAGTGTACAGGAATCAAACGTCGATTCAGCAGCTGACTTTGCAGGATATGCTTACTTATATCGCGGTCGCGATGTTTGTACAGGGATTTGTGTCAGGAGCTGGAAATGAGCTTGCCAGGGAAATCAAACAGGGGCAGATTGCCATTGAACTTATGCGGCCATACGATTATTTATTTAAAATGATTTTTATGGATTTTGGCCAAAAAGCTTCTTTTTTTATTAGGGAAACCATTCCAATGGGGCTGATTGCTTTTCTTTTTATAAAGATCAGTCCCCCGGAAAACATGGAACAGCTTTTAGGTTTTTTGGCCAGTGCCGTTCTTGGGGTATGGATTGGAACGTTCTTTGACATGCTCATCGGAATTCTTGCTTTTTGGACAGTCAATGTCTGGGGGGTACAGGTGTTAAAGGAAGGGGTTATCACCTTTTTCTCGGGAGCCCTCATCCCGCTTACCCTGTTTCCTGAGTGGCTTCAGTCCATTGCATTTGCATTGCCCTTCCAGGCAATGGTTTATGCGCCTGTTTCCATTTATACCGGCCAGATGGCCGGGACGGAAATCCTTTGGACCATTGCGGTTCAGCTCATATGGCTGCTCCTGCTATATGGCTTATTAAAAGTGATGTGGAATCAGGCTGTGAAGAAAGTAACGATTTTTGGAGGATAG
- the ablA gene encoding lysine 2,3-aminomutase, translated as MAQQLYVPDRHWKDISLWKDVPEGKWNDWLWQLTHTIRTADDLKQVINMTPEEEEGVRISAKTIPLNITPYYAWLMNPDQPECPIRMQSVPIGTELKKTKYDLEDPLHEDEDSPVPGLTHRYPDRVLFLVTNQCSMYCRYCTRRRFSGQIGMGVPKKQLDDAINYIASAPEVRDVLISGGDGLLINDNILEYILKNLRAIPHVEIIRIGTRAPVVFPQRITENLCRILKKYHPVWLNTHFNTSIEITEESKKACEMLVDAGVPVGNQAVILAGINDSVPIMKKLMHDLVMIRVRPYYIYQCDLSEGIGHFRAPVSKGLEIIEGLRGHTSGYAVPSFVVDAPGGGGKITLQPNYLISQSPTKTVLRNFEGVITSYPEPENYVPGTADAYFESIYGDMDAKKSKAGIAGIHEEAHLTLTPADLARLKRRNQYSSNPDHQTLKNKRDKRDELKEKKFQSQQQKDKKQDGEQDDV; from the coding sequence ATGGCTCAGCAGCTCTATGTGCCAGACCGGCACTGGAAGGATATTAGTCTATGGAAGGACGTTCCTGAAGGAAAGTGGAACGACTGGCTATGGCAGCTCACCCATACGATCCGCACAGCAGATGATTTAAAGCAAGTCATCAATATGACTCCCGAAGAAGAAGAAGGGGTTCGGATTTCTGCAAAAACGATTCCTTTAAATATCACTCCCTATTATGCCTGGCTCATGAACCCGGATCAGCCAGAATGTCCGATTCGAATGCAGTCCGTACCGATTGGAACCGAGCTGAAGAAAACGAAATATGATTTGGAAGATCCGCTTCACGAAGATGAGGACTCTCCTGTACCGGGTCTTACCCACCGGTATCCGGACCGCGTTTTGTTTCTTGTCACAAACCAATGCTCCATGTATTGCCGGTACTGTACCAGAAGAAGATTTTCCGGTCAGATTGGAATGGGCGTGCCGAAAAAGCAGCTGGATGACGCAATCAATTATATCGCTTCAGCGCCGGAAGTACGGGATGTACTGATTTCCGGCGGAGACGGATTATTAATAAACGATAATATTCTTGAATACATTTTGAAAAATTTAAGAGCCATTCCCCATGTTGAAATCATTCGGATCGGAACAAGAGCACCCGTTGTTTTTCCGCAGCGGATTACAGAAAATCTATGCCGTATATTGAAGAAATATCATCCCGTATGGCTGAATACCCATTTTAATACGAGCATTGAAATCACGGAGGAATCCAAAAAGGCGTGCGAAATGCTTGTGGATGCCGGAGTACCTGTTGGCAATCAGGCTGTCATTTTAGCGGGGATCAATGACAGCGTTCCAATTATGAAAAAGCTCATGCACGATCTCGTGATGATTCGCGTTAGACCGTATTATATTTATCAGTGTGACCTTTCTGAAGGAATCGGCCATTTTCGGGCTCCGGTATCAAAGGGGCTTGAGATTATTGAAGGCCTGCGGGGACATACGAGCGGGTATGCCGTTCCGAGCTTCGTTGTCGATGCACCAGGCGGGGGCGGGAAGATTACCCTTCAGCCAAACTATCTTATTTCACAAAGCCCGACGAAAACGGTTCTTCGAAATTTCGAGGGAGTCATCACCTCCTATCCGGAACCTGAAAATTATGTTCCAGGGACGGCAGACGCATATTTCGAATCTATTTACGGTGATATGGATGCCAAAAAATCGAAGGCTGGAATTGCAGGCATCCACGAGGAAGCTCATTTGACTCTTACACCTGCGGATTTGGCGCGGCTGAAAAGAAGAAACCAGTACAGCAGCAATCCAGATCATCAGACGCTTAAAAATAAGCGGGATAAGAGGGATGAACTAAAGGAGAAGAAATTCCAGTCCCAGCAGCAAAAAGACAAAAAACAGGACGGGGAACAAGATGACGTGTGA
- a CDS encoding YokU family protein, whose product MTCEWCGSEAIASAEMNVYWELPDGTRAIEITGAPSVECASCQMKYQEAHVVKEIENQLFLIRTANLEDCISYVQLMAEPRILKKNYFDFS is encoded by the coding sequence ATGACGTGTGAATGGTGCGGAAGTGAAGCAATTGCATCTGCTGAGATGAACGTTTACTGGGAACTGCCCGACGGAACGAGAGCGATTGAAATTACCGGGGCCCCTTCGGTCGAATGCGCCTCCTGCCAAATGAAGTATCAGGAGGCTCATGTCGTAAAAGAAATCGAGAATCAGCTTTTTCTTATACGGACAGCCAATCTTGAGGATTGTATCTCATACGTTCAGTTAATGGCGGAACCGCGGATCTTGAAGAAAAATTATTTTGATTTCAGCTGA
- the ablB gene encoding putative beta-lysine N-acetyltransferase, with protein MKEIIEAGWKGNAEVVFDAYNERCRVDDYAGNLSFLYAGIVEECRKRNVKKLIWKVKSSDCFRALGTGMQPEGAAGSFFRGEPCWFFSKFFSETRRKTDGWLKEDRLLEEVLQKDPKKIIPLPNQGIREAVLEDAEELASFYGAIFDVYPVPITDPDYVKKAMNSSSYFMVAEDEGKIVSAASAEVDENHLNAEITDCGTLPAYRKQGHLQHLIGALEQKLVQKGIYSSYSLSRAKSFGMNRSLYQCGYTYGGRLANNCYIYSSIENMNIWWKDLSKEKEAVHRQL; from the coding sequence ATGAAAGAGATCATCGAGGCTGGATGGAAAGGAAACGCTGAGGTTGTTTTTGATGCATACAATGAACGGTGCAGGGTCGACGATTATGCCGGCAATTTATCTTTTCTGTATGCGGGGATTGTGGAGGAGTGCAGAAAAAGAAACGTGAAAAAATTAATCTGGAAGGTGAAGTCTTCGGACTGCTTCCGGGCGCTCGGAACAGGCATGCAGCCAGAAGGTGCAGCGGGTTCATTTTTCAGGGGAGAGCCTTGCTGGTTTTTTTCAAAATTCTTTTCGGAAACAAGAAGAAAAACGGATGGATGGCTGAAGGAAGACCGTTTACTGGAAGAAGTTCTCCAGAAGGATCCCAAAAAAATCATTCCGCTGCCGAATCAAGGGATAAGAGAGGCGGTCTTAGAGGATGCAGAGGAGCTCGCCTCTTTTTATGGAGCGATTTTTGATGTCTACCCTGTCCCAATTACGGATCCGGATTATGTAAAGAAGGCCATGAACTCGTCCTCTTATTTTATGGTCGCTGAAGATGAGGGGAAAATCGTGAGTGCCGCTTCAGCTGAAGTGGATGAAAACCATTTAAATGCAGAAATAACCGATTGCGGAACGCTGCCCGCTTACCGGAAGCAGGGACATCTTCAGCATTTAATCGGTGCACTGGAGCAAAAGCTGGTGCAAAAAGGGATTTATTCGTCCTACTCTTTATCCAGAGCGAAGTCTTTCGGGATGAACCGATCCTTGTATCAATGCGGCTACACGTACGGAGGAAGGCTTGCGAATAATTGCTACATTTACTCCTCCATTGAAAACATGAACATTTGGTGGAAAGATCTTTCGAAGGAAAAGGAAGCGGTGCATAGGCAACTTTGA
- a CDS encoding 3-oxoacid CoA-transferase subunit B, which yields MGMGKETKLNIAKRAAREVEKGMVLNLGIGIPSLVPHFLPKDFPVMIQAENGILGMGPEPPPGEEEWELCNAAGYPVTEGKGISYFDSASAFGMIRSGCIDMTILGSLEVSSSGDLSNWIVPGKTVPGMGGAIELAQKAKKVLVVMSHTDKYGRPKIVQQCSLPITAKKCVSRVITDMAVLDITDSGLLLTEVMEPFSVKDVISCTGAPLLLSPELNV from the coding sequence ATGGGTATGGGAAAAGAAACAAAGCTGAACATTGCCAAACGAGCCGCCAGGGAAGTGGAAAAAGGAATGGTGCTTAATTTGGGCATTGGCATTCCTTCACTGGTGCCTCATTTTTTGCCGAAAGACTTTCCGGTTATGATTCAGGCGGAGAACGGTATTTTGGGGATGGGACCTGAGCCGCCTCCCGGTGAAGAGGAGTGGGAGCTATGCAATGCCGCGGGATATCCGGTTACCGAAGGAAAAGGCATTTCCTACTTTGATTCTGCGTCGGCATTTGGAATGATCCGAAGCGGTTGCATTGATATGACGATCCTCGGGTCTCTCGAGGTGAGTTCAAGCGGGGATCTTTCAAACTGGATTGTCCCTGGAAAAACGGTGCCAGGAATGGGCGGGGCAATCGAACTTGCTCAAAAAGCAAAAAAAGTTCTCGTTGTGATGAGTCATACAGATAAATACGGACGGCCAAAGATTGTGCAGCAGTGCTCTCTCCCCATCACAGCAAAAAAATGCGTCAGCCGCGTCATTACGGATATGGCAGTGCTCGATATAACCGACTCAGGCCTCTTATTAACGGAAGTAATGGAGCCCTTTTCAGTTAAGGATGTAATCAGCTGTACGGGAGCTCCCTTGCTTCTTTCACCGGAATTGAACGTATAG
- a CDS encoding ATP-binding cassette domain-containing protein — protein MIKAVDLKKEYILVKRDPGLRGALKSLFKRTYEKKSAVKGVSFHIQKGEMVGYIGANGAGKSTTIKMLTGILTPSSGEVKVNGIVPYKNRKANAKQIGAVFGQRTQLFWDIPVRESFELLKEIYEVPDSQFKETMALFTDVLQLDALLGIPVRQLSLGQKMRCELAAAFIHRPEVVYLDEPTIGLDVAVKVKIRKFIRDMNEKWGTTVLLTTHDMQDIEEICSRIIIIDQGMILYDGGLEEIKERFSAKREVHFEMEPMQAFAFPDSIAHAAELRMEEGEGVQKAVLSFSNQIIKGSEVIAEVLKLNKITDLSIQDPNIETIIEEIYNRGL, from the coding sequence GTGATTAAGGCAGTGGATTTAAAAAAAGAGTATATTCTTGTGAAACGCGATCCTGGATTGAGAGGAGCGTTAAAATCTCTGTTTAAGCGGACTTACGAGAAAAAATCTGCGGTTAAAGGAGTAAGCTTTCACATTCAAAAAGGTGAAATGGTAGGATACATAGGTGCAAATGGAGCGGGGAAATCAACGACGATTAAGATGCTGACCGGAATATTAACCCCGTCTTCAGGAGAAGTGAAAGTAAATGGAATCGTTCCCTACAAAAACAGGAAAGCGAATGCCAAACAAATAGGCGCGGTATTTGGCCAGAGAACGCAGTTATTCTGGGATATTCCGGTCCGCGAGTCCTTTGAGCTGCTGAAAGAAATTTATGAAGTACCCGACAGTCAGTTTAAGGAAACAATGGCTTTGTTTACGGACGTTCTTCAGCTCGATGCTTTACTTGGGATTCCGGTCAGACAGCTTTCACTTGGGCAGAAAATGCGCTGTGAGCTCGCTGCTGCCTTTATCCATCGGCCAGAGGTCGTTTATCTGGATGAGCCGACCATCGGACTCGATGTGGCCGTTAAAGTGAAAATACGGAAATTTATCCGCGATATGAATGAAAAGTGGGGAACAACGGTTTTGCTTACTACCCATGATATGCAGGATATCGAAGAAATCTGCAGCCGGATCATCATCATTGACCAAGGGATGATTCTGTACGACGGGGGGCTTGAAGAAATCAAAGAACGGTTCTCTGCGAAAAGAGAAGTGCATTTTGAGATGGAGCCGATGCAAGCGTTTGCGTTCCCTGACAGCATCGCTCATGCAGCTGAACTCAGAATGGAAGAAGGAGAAGGGGTTCAAAAGGCCGTCCTGTCTTTTTCAAACCAAATCATAAAAGGATCTGAGGTCATAGCAGAGGTTCTGAAGCTGAACAAAATTACCGACCTGTCCATTCAGGATCCAAATATTGAAACGATTATTGAAGAAATTTATAACCGGGGTTTGTAA
- a CDS encoding ABC-2 family transporter protein, with product MKRYAKLYYLFAKNHIKVMLEYRIDFLIGILSVALQQFAGVFFIAVVFSHIPSLNGWTFYELLFIYGIAASGRAIHHIFFDNLWTLGWQYIKPGQLDRLLIRPVNPFFHVCADRLQQDGFGQLLIGGIILFVSISHLDLSWGALEILMLLIMIGSSGVIFVAINLFFAALSFWMTDSMPVLWAVFNLSEFAKYPLTIYHKGLQFFLTWIIPYGFTAFLPAAWFLDREGYAFIAIAAPLAAAIAMTAAYLFWLLGLKNYTSTGS from the coding sequence ATGAAACGGTACGCAAAGCTGTATTACTTATTTGCAAAAAATCATATAAAGGTCATGCTTGAATACAGGATTGATTTTTTGATCGGCATCTTGTCTGTTGCCCTCCAGCAATTCGCCGGGGTGTTTTTTATTGCGGTTGTATTTAGCCATATTCCATCTCTAAACGGCTGGACCTTTTATGAGCTCCTCTTCATTTATGGGATTGCGGCAAGCGGCAGGGCGATTCACCATATCTTTTTTGATAATTTGTGGACGCTCGGCTGGCAGTATATCAAACCGGGTCAGCTGGACAGACTTCTGATCCGCCCGGTTAATCCGTTTTTCCATGTATGTGCCGACAGGCTGCAGCAGGATGGCTTCGGCCAGCTTTTGATTGGGGGAATCATTCTATTCGTCTCCATCTCTCATTTGGACCTGTCATGGGGAGCGCTTGAAATTCTGATGCTTCTGATTATGATTGGATCGAGTGGAGTGATTTTTGTTGCCATCAATCTATTTTTTGCAGCCCTCTCTTTCTGGATGACGGACAGCATGCCTGTCCTATGGGCTGTTTTCAATTTAAGTGAGTTCGCAAAATATCCTCTGACGATTTATCACAAAGGTCTCCAGTTTTTTCTGACATGGATCATTCCGTACGGATTTACAGCGTTTTTGCCGGCGGCCTGGTTTCTCGACAGAGAAGGCTATGCCTTTATTGCCATTGCAGCTCCACTTGCAGCTGCCATTGCCATGACAGCCGCTTATTTATTTTGGCTGCTCGGTCTTAAAAACTATACAAGTACAGGAAGCTGA
- a CDS encoding YozE family protein, which translates to MKSFYHYLMKYRHPKPKDEISRFANHAYMDHSFPKYSDEYHEISDYLELNAGYMESMAVFDEAWDLYKAESNM; encoded by the coding sequence ATGAAGTCTTTTTACCACTACCTGATGAAATACCGTCATCCTAAACCAAAGGATGAAATCAGCCGCTTTGCCAACCATGCCTACATGGATCACAGCTTTCCGAAATACTCGGATGAATACCATGAGATATCCGATTATTTGGAACTTAACGCCGGATATATGGAATCAATGGCTGTATTTGATGAAGCCTGGGATCTCTATAAAGCCGAATCCAATATGTAA
- a CDS encoding DUF2515 family protein yields the protein MAKKKWGRSGYSLPAEEMDALYASLFKQLSKDPEPVVTDGEERTIIEEISRHIKHANRSNLTRTASYLLFHSRNPEIHWALLAHLVSRNGGYSMTDLKSSYIGPLLGKQEQADLFHLLEWINASIFADAYPQLLLYEESKKRGRNLFHLLPRFRVSCFMEPVWSAFFENGSRSFLTGALIANEQSMIEKNILSTSQASHVMNNLKFTLQEKWGLTRILFPYKTRQKQKRYSVAGLTVMQFQSLHERILTGKKLYCILYSHQTIHDSILAFCKSSVHTASRSDYWPHLFSPVESPVKLNSPSLEDSWPLVPAPPPAKSDWFKSFGMPKGFEKPETAKVQDLSNKVMADLFKLAPISAISKKLLH from the coding sequence TTGGCGAAGAAAAAATGGGGTCGCTCGGGATATTCTCTACCAGCTGAAGAAATGGATGCGCTGTACGCGAGCCTTTTCAAACAGCTTTCAAAAGATCCAGAACCAGTGGTGACGGATGGAGAAGAAAGGACAATCATTGAAGAAATCAGCAGGCACATAAAACACGCAAATCGTTCCAATCTTACCCGGACTGCCAGTTATCTTCTGTTCCACAGCCGGAATCCGGAAATTCATTGGGCTTTGCTTGCTCATCTCGTATCCAGGAACGGCGGATACAGCATGACAGATTTAAAATCCTCCTACATAGGTCCGCTTCTAGGAAAACAGGAGCAAGCGGATCTCTTCCATCTTCTCGAATGGATCAACGCATCTATTTTTGCAGATGCCTATCCACAGCTGCTGCTGTATGAAGAAAGCAAAAAACGCGGCAGAAATCTTTTCCATCTTCTGCCGCGCTTCCGGGTATCATGTTTTATGGAGCCGGTCTGGTCGGCCTTTTTTGAAAACGGAAGCCGTTCTTTCCTGACAGGCGCTCTTATCGCGAATGAGCAATCTATGATTGAGAAGAATATTCTCTCAACCTCCCAAGCTTCCCATGTAATGAACAATTTGAAATTTACTTTACAGGAGAAATGGGGTCTCACTCGTATTCTCTTTCCCTATAAAACCCGTCAAAAGCAAAAACGCTACTCTGTTGCGGGGCTGACCGTCATGCAGTTCCAATCCCTTCATGAACGGATCCTGACCGGCAAAAAGCTTTATTGCATTCTCTATTCCCATCAAACCATTCACGACTCCATTTTAGCCTTCTGCAAATCATCCGTTCATACGGCATCACGAAGCGATTACTGGCCTCATCTTTTTTCCCCGGTGGAGAGCCCTGTGAAATTGAACAGTCCGTCTCTTGAGGATTCCTGGCCGTTAGTGCCTGCGCCTCCTCCGGCCAAAAGCGACTGGTTCAAGAGCTTTGGCATGCCGAAGGGTTTTGAGAAGCCCGAGACAGCGAAAGTCCAGGATTTATCAAACAAAGTGATGGCGGACCTATTCAAGCTTGCCCCTATTTCGGCTATCAGTAAAAAACTATTGCACTAG
- a CDS encoding CoA transferase subunit A — protein sequence MEEYSKLIQAEEAIKTVKDGTSLMIGGFGGVGSPPLLIDAILEKGVRDLHIICNDAGFPDIGAGRLITAGRARKLTASHIGSNPVAGKLMTDGKLEVEFSPQGTLAERIRAGGTGLGGILTDIGLENEYVRNGKQLIESEGSTYLLETAIRADTAILHCGIADTWGNLSYCKSARNMNPLMAMAADYTVAEAEQLVKAGEMDGEEVVTPGVFIQAVVQSKGVNWKWVWEKKQS from the coding sequence ATGGAGGAATACAGTAAACTCATCCAGGCGGAAGAAGCGATCAAAACAGTGAAAGACGGCACTTCTCTCATGATTGGAGGGTTTGGCGGAGTCGGATCTCCTCCTCTCCTCATTGACGCCATTTTAGAAAAAGGAGTCCGGGACCTCCACATTATTTGCAATGATGCGGGGTTTCCGGATATCGGCGCAGGCAGATTGATTACTGCTGGCAGAGCGAGGAAGCTCACCGCTTCCCATATCGGGTCGAACCCCGTTGCCGGAAAGCTGATGACGGACGGAAAACTGGAGGTGGAATTTTCTCCTCAGGGAACACTTGCCGAAAGAATCCGCGCCGGAGGTACAGGCCTTGGAGGAATTTTAACGGATATCGGCCTGGAAAATGAATACGTGCGAAATGGGAAACAGCTGATTGAATCAGAAGGGAGCACCTATCTCCTTGAAACAGCCATTCGTGCCGATACAGCCATCCTGCATTGCGGCATAGCAGACACGTGGGGCAATCTCAGTTACTGCAAAAGCGCCCGGAATATGAATCCGCTGATGGCCATGGCGGCTGATTATACAGTGGCGGAGGCGGAGCAGCTGGTAAAGGCCGGGGAAATGGATGGGGAAGAGGTCGTTACACCGGGTGTGTTTATCCAGGCGGTTGTGCAAAGCAAGGGAGTGAATTGGAAATGGGTATGGGAAAAGAAACAAAGCTGA
- a CDS encoding YozD family protein, with protein sequence MEEMEVVIDTEEIAEFFFSELTRRGYIPGAEELEVLADIMFDYLLVKCIIDENMEDEQPPLNG encoded by the coding sequence ATGGAGGAAATGGAAGTTGTCATTGACACAGAGGAAATTGCTGAATTCTTCTTTTCCGAACTGACAAGAAGGGGCTACATCCCAGGTGCAGAAGAACTGGAAGTCCTTGCTGATATCATGTTTGATTATCTTCTCGTCAAGTGCATCATCGATGAAAATATGGAAGATGAGCAGCCGCCCCTTAACGGCTAG
- the gabT gene encoding 4-aminobutyrate--2-oxoglutarate transaminase — MKRRNEHVPRGPFHVVNKFITKAKGARVTDVEGNTYLDFAGGIGTLNAGHCPDGVVKALKEQLELFIHPSFHVLLYESYIDLAEELNRLTPGDHHKKTFFLNSGAEAVENAVKIARRATGRRAVVSFERGFHGRTYMAMGLTSKVKPYKNGFGPFPPDVYKLPFPYYFHSEKETPEEIDAQAVKQLETFFLTEVPPEEIAAFIMEPVQGEGGFVIPSANFVQKVKNICEKNGILFIADEVQTGFGRTGKWFGIEHFGVVPDLITMSKSIAAGLPISAVTGRAELMDAPEIGEIGGTYGGSPLGCKAALEVIKMIETQGLLDRSEKIGETIESYYRKWTEELPFIGEGRRLGAMAAIEITEQGSKKPDKLQTASLLKKIHDRGVIVMSAGLYGNVIRFLCPLVISDEELIEGLDVIDRVLYDS, encoded by the coding sequence ATGAAAAGGAGAAATGAGCACGTCCCTAGAGGCCCTTTTCATGTGGTGAATAAATTCATTACTAAAGCCAAAGGAGCCCGGGTAACGGATGTGGAAGGAAATACGTATTTGGATTTTGCAGGCGGAATCGGGACGTTAAATGCCGGCCATTGTCCGGATGGGGTGGTAAAGGCGCTAAAGGAACAGCTTGAGCTGTTTATTCATCCAAGCTTTCACGTCCTGCTCTATGAATCTTATATAGACTTAGCGGAAGAGCTGAATCGGCTCACACCCGGGGATCACCATAAGAAAACCTTTTTTTTGAACAGCGGGGCAGAAGCAGTCGAAAACGCGGTGAAAATTGCAAGAAGGGCTACCGGACGGAGGGCTGTCGTTTCCTTTGAAAGAGGATTCCATGGAAGAACGTATATGGCGATGGGGCTTACAAGCAAGGTGAAGCCTTATAAAAACGGTTTTGGGCCGTTTCCTCCGGATGTGTATAAACTGCCGTTTCCTTATTATTTTCACTCAGAAAAGGAGACCCCTGAAGAAATTGACGCTCAGGCAGTCAAGCAGCTGGAAACGTTTTTTTTGACAGAGGTTCCTCCTGAAGAGATTGCCGCTTTTATTATGGAGCCGGTTCAGGGAGAGGGAGGCTTTGTCATTCCTTCCGCTAACTTTGTTCAGAAAGTAAAGAATATCTGTGAAAAGAACGGGATTCTCTTCATTGCAGATGAGGTCCAGACGGGCTTCGGCAGAACGGGGAAATGGTTTGGGATCGAGCATTTTGGAGTGGTTCCCGACTTGATCACGATGTCAAAATCGATAGCTGCCGGTTTGCCGATCAGTGCCGTCACCGGAAGGGCAGAGCTTATGGATGCACCTGAAATTGGAGAGATCGGCGGCACATACGGGGGCAGTCCGCTCGGATGCAAGGCCGCATTGGAAGTCATCAAAATGATTGAAACCCAAGGTCTTCTTGACCGATCGGAAAAGATTGGCGAAACGATTGAATCGTACTACCGGAAGTGGACAGAGGAGCTCCCGTTTATCGGAGAAGGAAGACGCCTTGGAGCTATGGCAGCGATTGAAATTACAGAACAGGGCAGCAAGAAACCTGATAAACTTCAAACGGCCAGTCTGCTGAAGAAAATTCATGACCGCGGAGTGATCGTAATGAGCGCTGGGCTATACGGCAATGTCATCCGGTTTCTTTGTCCGCTTGTCATATCAGATGAAGAGTTAATAGAGGGTCTTGACGTGATCGACAGAGTCCTTTACGACAGCTGA
- a CDS encoding peptidase, with amino-acid sequence MDQEQLAICQWLDRNQHRAVKLLQKLVEQPSTQGNEASAQAIVLEKCRQIGLEIDIWEPGGKKLKSHRHFYSTRSNFKESPNIAAVMRGSGGGKSLILNGHIDVVPEGDRAQWRNEPYQPMLENGNVYGRGTSDMKGGNVSMLMALEAIASCQASIKGDIIFQSVIEEESGGAGTLDAILRGWKADAAIIPEPTNMKIFPKQQGSMWFKVIVHGKSAHGGTRYEGVSAIEKAMIVMNHIRELEKIRNERITDPLYASTPIPIPINIGKITGGDWPSSVPDRVILEGRCGVAPNEQMEEVQHEMQDYLERLAEWDSWFADHPAELQWYGARWLPNELEQDHLLTDTLIKSYKEVTGEVPVMEASPWGTDAGMIAASAGIPSIVFGPGITETAHHPNEYIPVKNVIQTAKVMALFALKWCRMTKGESD; translated from the coding sequence ATGGATCAGGAGCAATTGGCGATTTGCCAGTGGCTGGATCGGAATCAGCATCGTGCAGTAAAATTGCTGCAGAAATTAGTGGAACAGCCGAGTACTCAGGGGAACGAAGCTTCTGCCCAGGCAATTGTATTAGAGAAATGCAGGCAGATCGGTCTTGAAATCGACATATGGGAGCCAGGCGGCAAGAAGCTGAAATCGCACCGGCATTTTTATTCAACAAGATCTAATTTTAAAGAAAGCCCGAATATCGCAGCCGTCATGAGAGGAAGCGGAGGCGGGAAGTCATTGATTTTAAATGGCCATATCGATGTTGTCCCTGAAGGAGACCGCGCACAATGGAGGAATGAGCCATACCAGCCGATGCTTGAGAACGGGAACGTCTATGGAAGAGGCACATCAGATATGAAAGGCGGAAATGTCTCGATGCTGATGGCGCTGGAAGCGATCGCAAGCTGCCAGGCTTCCATTAAAGGAGACATCATCTTTCAAAGTGTAATCGAAGAGGAGAGCGGGGGAGCCGGAACGCTTGATGCCATATTGAGGGGATGGAAGGCGGATGCAGCCATTATTCCCGAGCCGACAAACATGAAAATTTTTCCGAAGCAGCAGGGCTCGATGTGGTTCAAAGTGATTGTGCACGGCAAATCCGCTCACGGCGGTACAAGATATGAAGGGGTTTCGGCCATCGAGAAGGCGATGATTGTCATGAATCACATCCGGGAGCTTGAAAAGATTAGAAATGAAAGGATAACCGACCCCCTTTATGCCTCCACACCTATTCCCATTCCGATTAATATCGGGAAAATAACCGGGGGCGATTGGCCTTCCTCCGTTCCCGACCGCGTGATTCTTGAAGGAAGGTGCGGTGTTGCACCGAATGAACAGATGGAAGAGGTTCAACATGAGATGCAGGATTACCTGGAGAGGCTGGCTGAATGGGATTCATGGTTTGCTGACCACCCCGCAGAGCTGCAGTGGTATGGAGCGCGATGGCTTCCGAATGAGCTGGAACAGGATCATCTTCTAACCGATACTCTCATAAAAAGCTATAAAGAAGTGACAGGTGAAGTCCCGGTTATGGAAGCCTCTCCATGGGGAACCGATGCAGGAATGATCGCAGCTTCAGCCGGTATCCCCTCCATTGTGTTTGGGCCGGGCATCACCGAAACAGCCCATCATCCGAATGAGTACATTCCGGTGAAAAATGTAATACAGACCGCGAAGGTGATGGCTCTCTTTGCTTTAAAATGGTGCAGAATGACAAAGGGGGAGTCCGATTGA